AAGGTTGTTTTTCCATGGTCTATGTGTCCTATGGTTCCTATATTTATATGCGGTTTTAATCTTATAAAAGTTTCTTTTATCATGTTTGTTGTGGGTTGTTTATTTGGTTTTTAATAAATTTAACGTTTTTGGTGTTAGTTTGATAGTTTTTCCGTACATTGTGTTATATTTTATGTTTTGTGTTGTTTTCTTTTTTTGTGTTATATGTGGTGTTTGGTTTATGCTTTTTAATAAGGCTTTTCTATAGTTTATTTGGTGTATTGGTTGTTTAATTTTGTTTGATGTGTGGAAACTGTCTTCCGATAACGTAGAAAGTTCTTTTAAAGTTTTTTTCTTTTTTTTATGTAATATGTTATTTGGGGTTGTTAAAGAGGTTTCTAGTGTTTGTTGTAGTCCGGTAGTAAATGAGTGTTTTTTTTTGTTTTTTTTTAACGTTTTACACAAGAAAGATAAGGATAGTGATATTGTCTTATATGGGCTTGTTTTTAATAGTTGGTATTTAAGTCCTTGTTTTGGTTTTATTAGTTGTAACGGCAGAAAGGAGGAAGCTATAAGATGTTCTATGATTTTTTTTATCGATGTTTTTGTGTTGTTTTTTATTTTTGGTGTTAGTATTTTTTCTGCTGTATGTAATTTACCTTTTTTTAGAATAGTTTTTAATAGTATGTGGATTATGGAACTTTTATTTGTGTTGTTGGTTTTTTTCATTAGAGGTTATTTTTTTTAAGGTAAGTTATTTTAGAGTTGGTTTTGGTTTTTTTATTCCGTATTTTGATCTTTTATTTTGTCTTTTAGATCCTCTAGCGTCTAAAGCTCCAAGAACAACTTTATATTTAAGTCCCGGTAAGTCTTTTGTGTTACCTCCCCTTATTAGAAGTTTGCTGTTTTCTAGTATTATTGTTTTTTCTCCCGGTACATATGCCAGTATGGTTTTACCTGTTGATAGGTTTATTTTGGCTATTTTTCGTAACGCAGAATTAGGTTTTCTGGGAGTTACTACAAAGAATTTTTTACATAGTCCGCTTTTTTGGGGGCAGTTTTGTAGTGCGGATTTTTTTTTAAGGCGTTTTTTTTTTCTTTTATTTTTTAGTATTTGGTTTATAGTCATTTTTTTATTATGTTATTTTTATTATTATAGATTTATTATAGGAATCTTTGTTTTTTTAACCTACAACCGTTATATTGGTATGATATTTCGTTGTTTAGGGATAATAATTTTATTGTTTCATATCTGTATGTGGTTGTAAGTAATATCGTAAGTAGGGAGTTTTTAAATTTTTTATGCCCTTTAAATATTATGTGTATTTTGGTATTTTTAGTTTTTAGAAGGAAAAATATGAGTCTTGTGGAGGCTGCGTTATATGCTTGTAGTGAGTTTTTTTTAGAGTTTTTAAAGTTTTGGGATCCGCAAGAGTACGATATAAGCAGTTTATGAAATGTGTAAAAATCGAAGTATATAATGAATTTACTGACTGTTAAAAATGTGTTGTTTTTTTTGAAAGATACACATACCATGTTTGTGGTGGGGTGTTGTTTGGGTTGTTGTATGTGTGGTGTTGATGGTGTTTTGTTCATTTTTGTTTTTGTTTGTGTTTTTGGTTACTAGTGCATATGTTTACTAGTTTGTTGTCTCTTTTTATTATTTTGCAGTTTATGCATATTTTTTTTATTGAAGTTCTTATTTTCATTATAGGTTGGGTTTTTTAGTTTTTTAAGTTTTTGTTTATGTAAGAATATAGTTCTTTTTTTATACTTGTCTATATTTAGGGTGGTGTGTTTAAAGTTTTGTTTTAGGTGGAGGTGGTGTATAGGGGTTATGTCGCAAGTTTTTCCGTATATAGGTACATTATGAGTCTGTCTTATAAACGTGGTGGTGTATTTACTTATCCCGAATATGTTAGTAAATTCTGTTGTTTTAGGTTTGTTTTTTTTTATTTTTATATAAGGTGTTATATGTATAAAATTCATTGTATATTTTTAGTTGTGTGTTTTGGTCTAAAAAAATTTTAGAATAGCTTTTAATGTGTTTATTTTAGCTCCTTTTTTAATAGGTATTAATTTTATTTTTTTGTCTCCCGATAGTTTTGTAAGGTTGTTATAGGTGTTTAGGTTATATATATTTGTGGGTTTGTTTATGATTTTGAATTTGCTCCCCTTATATTTCAGGTTTTTATAGTCGTTATATACAGGCTTTAGGTTGTATATGTTTTTATATGCGTTATCTCCCGACCTCAATAATGCTGTTTTCAGTAGTTTGTTTTTATTTTGTCCTATTCCTACCCATTTAGTTCCGTTTCCTATTCCTGTTATAACTTTAAAGTTAGTTAAGCGGTTTGTTTTGAGTGTTATTGAGGTTTTTTGTATCAGTAGGATTATTTGGTTTAAATTTGGTTGTGTGTTGGTTGTTGTGCTTATGGGGTTTGTTATATGTCTGTTTAGTTTTGTTATTATGGTGTTTTTATTTGTTCTGTCTATAGCTGTTTTATTACAGAAAGATAGGGGGGTTTTAATATTGTTTATGATTTTGGGCGGCGACAATAAGGGTAAGTAGGTTGTTAGCGTGTTTAGTATTTTTAGTATAGTGGGTGATGTTGTATGTGTTAGTATGGTTTTGTAGTAGTCTACGATCATTGTTAGTATGTTTTGTGCTCTTTTAGTTTTATGTTTTCGTTTATATGATATATACCCCTTCCTGTATATATGTTTGGTTTTTCTATGTTTTTTATTATTGCTGTAAGTTGGGTTAAGTTTTTGTAGTTGTTTGTATGTATATTTATTAAATGTCCGTTTTGGGTTATTGTTGCTGTTGTTTGTTTGTTGTTTTTTGGCAGGTTGATGACTGTGGTTTTGAAGTGTCCTAACTTTATTACAATTTTGTGGTTGTTAAGTATGTAACTTTTATGGTATATTTTCACTATTTTTAAAGTTGTTGTTAGTGTTGTTTGTGTTGTAGGTTCTTTGTTGATAGTGTTGTTGAAGGTCTTAAAGGCTGGGTGTGTGTTTTTTATTTTAATTTTAGTACTGTGGGTTTGTGTGTTGTTTAGTGTGGTTGTTGTGATGTTTAGATTTTGTAAAGTTAATTTTTTACTTTTTTTATCGAAAATTTTTAAAAAAGCAGGAATTACTGTGGTAAATGTTTTTATGTTCATTTATTTTTGTAGGGTTTGGATGTAGCATAATATTTCTCCTCCTTGATTTTTTATTAGTGCTGTTTTGTGGGTCATTACCCCTTTAGGTGTGGACAGTAATAATACCCCAGATTTTATGTTTTTGGTTAGTTTTTTTAAATTTCGGATGTTTATGTTTAGTGTTTGGGAAGGTTTTTGCAGTATTTTTATGTATGTTATAGTTTTGTTTTTATATGTTGTTAGTTTGGTGTTGTTTTTTGTTGTTATTGTTTTGGTTTTTTGTATATAGTTTAATGTGTTGAGGTGGTTTAATATTGCTTCCTTTAAAGTGTGTTTTAAATGGAAATGGGTGTTGATTGTGTTAATTATTTTTACCATTTTATTTTTTTTTATAGCGAGAGTTGTAAATTTTGGGTTAGATAAAATATTTTTTTTTCAGAGGGTATTTTATTTCTAAAAATAAATTTTACATTAAAGGTGTAGTAGGTTTCTACTAAGGAAGTTGCAAGATACTCGAAAAAATATGTTTGATTTTTAATAGTTAGGTTTAAGTTGTAGTTTTTATCTAACGAACATATTTTTTGGTTTATGAATTTATTAGAGTAGAATTTAGGAAAGGTATATAATTTTAATTTTCGTATAAAATTAATCAAATTTTTACCTCTAATCGTGGATTGTACTCCTAGTATTATATGTTTATGGTTTGTTATAAAGGTTGGGTGTTGTCTTGTTATTGTGTGTAGGCAAGTAGTTATATCGGTTAAAAATTTAGAGTTAGTTTTTTTTTTTCTGCGTGTATGTGCGTATACTACTATTTTTTTAAGTAAATTTTTTTCGGTAAGCATTAAAGTGGGGTTTTATATAAAAGTTGTGTTTTTTAGGTTTATTTTAGATTTGTACGTGTGGTTTTTTATTGTGGACGGGAGTATTCCTTTTAATTTAGAGCACATTAATTTGTTTTCCCCCATTAAGGCTACGGCGTTTCTATTAAATTTAAATCCTTTGTGGTTTTTATAGTTATATGTTTTGGTTTTTAGTATAATAGTTTTTATAATGTCGGATTTTTTTATTCTAGTTTTAATTCTTTTTCCTTTTTCGACTACAGCTACGGTTAATGTGTTTATGTTTAAATGTTTAGCTCTATTAAGTAGGTTTATAGTTTTAACTTTTTTGATACCGCTGTTGTCTGCTGATGTAAATTTTGTTCCTATGTTTACCATTGTTAGTTTTACAGGTATATTTTGGAGTTGTATTTGATGTGTATAACATCTCCTAGAGCGAACTCAAGTCTGGGGTTATTTATTCTGTGTTTTTTGTTTTTGGTTTGTAGTTTTTTATATTTTTTATGTAGTTTATGTTTTGCTGCTACGTATAAGCTGGAGTTTCTTATATGTTTTATTATAGTTCCGTTTTGCATTTCAGATTTTTAGGCATATTATTTTTATTTTAATTGGTATTCTACATTTAATTAAATG
The sequence above is drawn from the Theileria equi strain WA gcontig_1105316255047 apicoplast, whole genome shotgun sequence genome and encodes:
- a CDS encoding hypothetical protein (encoded by transcript BEWA_050900A), which produces MNIKTFTTVIPAFLKIFDKKSKKLTLQNLNITTTTLNNTQTHSTKIKIKNTHPAFKTFNNTINKEPTTQTTLTTTLKIVKIYHKSYILNNHKIVIKLGHFKTTVINLPKNNKQTTATITQNGHLINIHTNNYKNLTQLTAIIKNIEKPNIYTGRGIYHINENIKLKEHKTY
- a CDS encoding 30S ribosomal protein S12, putative (encoded by transcript BEWA_050880A), coding for MTINQILKNKRKKKRLKKKSALQNCPQKSGLCKKFFVVTPRKPNSALRKIAKINLSTGKTILAYVPGEKTIILENSKLLIRGGNTKDLPGLKYKVVLGALDARGSKRQNKRSKYGIKKPKPTLK
- a CDS encoding hypothetical protein (encoded by transcript BEWA_050890A); protein product: MIVDYYKTILTHTTSPTILKILNTLTTYLPLLSPPKIINNIKTPLSFCNKTAIDRTNKNTIITKLNRHITNPISTTTNTQPNLNQIILLIQKTSITLKTNRLTNFKVITGIGNGTKWVGIGQNKNKLLKTALLRSGDNAYKNIYNLKPVYNDYKNLKYKGSKFKIINKPTNIYNLNTYNNLTKLSGDKKIKLIPIKKGAKINTLKAILKFF
- a CDS encoding hypothetical protein (encoded by transcript BEWA_050910A) — protein: MLTEKNLLKKIVVYAHTRRKKKTNSKFLTDITTCLHTITRQHPTFITNHKHIILGVQSTIRGKNLINFIRKLKLYTFPKFYSNKFINQKICSLDKNYNLNLTIKNQTYFFEYLATSLVETYYTFNVKFIFRNKIPSEKKIFYLTQNLQLSL